One stretch of Hymenobacter chitinivorans DSM 11115 DNA includes these proteins:
- a CDS encoding carboxypeptidase-like regulatory domain-containing protein, which yields MPRLLLFTLYLLLLPIAAPAQQRLATARQRSYLTKVFRLSEEQTRHLYEHDLGAARPEFFTQPVDSFPSDSARQMRPLPPGYYLVAHTEGPQLVYWLRCVTDREVVVVDNQVDLTLVVRDSLGRPLEDARVALARRPVPFDAATRAYRLPNRGRSGLLAVTQAGRTTFHVVEKQADPSTYWQQQPLGRKILWVGRRLVFGFPLGYLTKPVWNLGHDLKHVSYVSTGPVGLLRSAFSEDVRAERRNRRAYQEGQQWTSYVALSKPKYRPAGDTLHLKVRLLRRPSGRPGRQPLTLWLGGGYGQPEKKLAVLRPVRPGSYEYTLPLTDTLGLRADTRVGFRLENRRGQPLVRGNFQLEDYELKSTRYTLRVAEKEHRRGQPQAVFLRGTDSNDLNLLDARVRLSVTPRSPLGPFSQRQLFLPDTLWTRSQALDPTGETRLNLPAGIFPEAEFSYAVGAVFLNADNERRTETTTVPYGLDPGKLQVELAGDSVRLRYLVQGQSVPHAARLEVSNGRELGSGTLQAGPVQLPLTLPVDPRAASYELSDADHRSVELELTEANAGLSVRSDRTHDSIFISVDNPRRLPFWYFVYRANTLVQRGYGSELQLQTTAPGPETWSVSVHYLWGEELRKAEYSIPLPQRQLIVRAEQPEVAYPGQKIRLQYTVTDGGGRPVPGVDLTSYAYTSKFGQAKLEQNLPSFEPRVVGRRSKRRFALKEGFDNSPADAGRQLLPWAQWRHQLGLDSLRFYQFLYPESGAFYQYEPAPGGLTQLAPFVVDSGRVEPPVAVYLDGVPVYVYEVNQHEPYALVAEPGRHTLSIRTATRLVTLHDVYLRHLHKLTLSIDVNQPCAELTVEKRRPLLTPEEKLTLTRSLLVTETDYTYSSLRQGNVLRPVSRLGYHGVDSYSLAGPFRPDSVLLRRSDGLRRSFLFEPLYRYYFAPGLVKLTSLDPTTHAQLFGSLHRAGFPGALPLGDFALTEAAFQARYLPGNATWAPAPPRPGYNFKTPLQTPAGQGRLEVRLPPRPADAGPGYRFPNVAYLLLTQPGNAKFHRLQPHLNLVHALPAGRYRVAVLLADSTSLLPTEEVVVAPDGVTYFQLRLPDRQPGAALRRRIGQLLPGYEAKDLSLVTPAEELKRAQRTINITQYGQPQPGWRTIRGQVTDRQSGEGLPGVTVLVEGTTIGAATNADGTYALQVPNENVTLTFSSIGYVQEQRPADQYEINVALKVDTKQLSEVVVVAYGTETSRRSVSYATATVSNQLAGKVAGVQIRGAATLGSGVPGGATNIFIRGVASLPAAAQPLIILDGLPFNGRLEDVSPSDIASVKLLKDAAATATYGARAANGVLFITTKASGTSNDPAGRDPRLALRRNFRDYAWWRPTLITDAQGRASTDVTLPDDVTGWDTFVLGSDDHGRVGSATQLLRSFKALLAELAVPRFLIEGDQTQVLGKTLNYTPDSAQVSTGFAVAGVAGPRHSRTVRSSVLDTLSLTAPTGQDSVLVSYDLRQASGYADGEQRPIPVLRAGTRENIGTFAILAAPDTTLTLPFDPQLGPVTVRLESDALPVLLSEIQHLQQYAYLCNEQAASKLKALLLEKQIRAVRQEPFNGDRSINFLIRKLLAGRHQPENLLWGTWAASEVSPWATTHVLEALLAAEKAGYKVRLDRDKLQPYLLQELDYHLAAKPNPAQLQLRRTWYYQSDDDLIRLLRVLHQLGTATDYRTYVARLERSYKGRQPLDRYLALTELRQQLGLPYQLDSLRRYRLSTQLGGVFYADTLRPGSYYRYLLRGSVGSTLLAYRLLRAQGGHEPELTRIRFYLLNLRRTDYWTSTYEAAQILETIGPDLLAAGQPTIAAKVQLSGTTTQQVSTFPQQLTLPATAAPLTLRKTGLLPVYATAYQTRWNPTPEATAAPFTVKTELAGQTGQQVSLRAGQPAELVVTVNVTAEARYVLLEVPIPAGCSYGDNKAGNYFEVHREYLRHQTGIFIDRLPVGVHTFRIALQPRYRGRYTLNPAKAELMYFPTRFGRSASKQVRVQ from the coding sequence ATGCCTCGTTTGCTACTGTTCACGCTTTATCTGTTGCTGCTCCCTATTGCTGCCCCGGCCCAGCAGCGCCTGGCCACCGCCCGGCAGCGCAGCTACCTGACCAAGGTATTCCGGCTGAGTGAGGAGCAAACCCGCCACCTCTATGAGCACGACCTAGGGGCGGCCCGGCCCGAGTTTTTCACCCAGCCCGTCGACTCCTTTCCCTCCGACTCGGCCCGGCAGATGCGCCCCCTGCCCCCGGGCTATTACCTGGTGGCCCACACCGAAGGCCCGCAGCTGGTGTACTGGCTGCGCTGCGTAACCGACCGGGAAGTGGTGGTCGTCGACAACCAGGTGGACCTGACCCTGGTGGTGCGCGACTCCCTGGGCCGCCCGCTGGAAGATGCCCGCGTGGCCCTGGCCCGCCGCCCGGTGCCGTTTGACGCGGCCACGCGGGCCTACCGGCTGCCCAACCGCGGCCGGAGTGGGCTGCTGGCCGTCACCCAGGCCGGGCGCACCACCTTTCACGTGGTGGAAAAGCAGGCAGACCCGAGCACCTACTGGCAGCAGCAGCCTTTGGGCCGCAAGATTCTGTGGGTTGGGCGCCGCCTCGTGTTCGGCTTTCCGCTGGGCTACCTCACCAAGCCCGTCTGGAACCTGGGCCACGACCTGAAACACGTTTCCTACGTGTCGACGGGACCCGTGGGCTTGCTGCGCTCGGCCTTTAGCGAAGACGTGCGCGCGGAGCGCCGCAACCGGCGCGCCTACCAGGAAGGGCAGCAATGGACAAGCTACGTGGCCCTGAGCAAGCCCAAATACCGCCCCGCCGGCGACACGCTGCACCTGAAGGTGCGCCTGCTGCGTCGCCCCTCCGGTCGGCCCGGCCGCCAGCCGCTGACCCTGTGGCTGGGCGGGGGCTACGGCCAGCCGGAAAAGAAACTGGCGGTGCTGCGGCCCGTGCGGCCCGGCTCCTACGAGTACACCCTGCCCCTGACCGATACGCTGGGTTTGCGGGCCGATACGCGGGTGGGCTTCCGGCTGGAAAACCGCCGGGGGCAGCCCTTAGTCCGGGGCAATTTTCAACTGGAAGACTACGAGCTTAAAAGTACCCGCTACACCCTGCGCGTGGCCGAGAAAGAGCACCGCCGGGGCCAGCCCCAGGCCGTGTTTCTGCGCGGCACCGACTCCAACGACCTCAACCTGCTCGATGCCCGGGTGCGGCTGAGCGTGACGCCCCGCTCCCCGCTCGGCCCTTTCAGCCAGCGCCAGCTGTTTCTGCCCGACACGCTCTGGACCCGCAGCCAGGCCCTGGACCCCACCGGGGAAACCCGCCTGAACCTGCCGGCCGGCATTTTCCCCGAAGCCGAATTCTCCTACGCCGTCGGAGCCGTGTTCCTGAATGCCGATAATGAGCGGCGCACTGAAACGACGACCGTGCCCTACGGCCTGGATCCGGGCAAGCTGCAAGTGGAGCTGGCCGGCGACTCGGTGCGCCTGCGCTACCTGGTGCAGGGCCAGTCGGTGCCCCATGCGGCCCGGCTGGAAGTCAGCAATGGCCGGGAGCTGGGTTCCGGCACCTTGCAAGCCGGCCCCGTGCAGCTGCCGCTCACCCTGCCCGTCGACCCGCGGGCGGCTTCCTACGAGCTGAGTGATGCCGACCACCGCTCGGTGGAGTTGGAATTGACCGAGGCCAACGCCGGCCTGAGTGTGCGCTCCGACCGGACCCACGACTCGATTTTTATCAGCGTCGACAACCCGCGGCGGCTGCCGTTCTGGTATTTCGTGTACCGCGCCAACACCCTGGTGCAGCGCGGCTACGGCTCAGAGTTGCAGCTGCAAACCACGGCGCCCGGCCCGGAAACCTGGTCGGTGTCGGTGCACTACCTCTGGGGCGAGGAGCTGCGCAAGGCGGAGTATAGTATTCCCCTGCCCCAGCGCCAGCTCATCGTGCGCGCCGAGCAGCCCGAGGTGGCTTATCCGGGCCAGAAAATCCGGCTGCAGTACACCGTCACCGACGGCGGCGGGCGGCCCGTGCCCGGCGTCGACTTGACTTCCTACGCCTACACCAGCAAGTTTGGGCAGGCCAAGCTGGAGCAGAACTTGCCCAGCTTTGAGCCCCGGGTAGTGGGCCGCCGGTCCAAGCGCCGGTTTGCCCTGAAAGAGGGCTTCGACAACTCCCCCGCCGACGCCGGCCGGCAGCTCTTGCCCTGGGCCCAGTGGCGCCACCAGCTGGGCCTCGACTCGCTGCGGTTTTACCAGTTTCTCTATCCCGAGTCGGGCGCGTTTTACCAGTACGAGCCCGCGCCCGGCGGCCTGACTCAGCTGGCGCCATTCGTGGTGGATTCGGGCCGGGTGGAGCCGCCCGTGGCCGTGTACCTGGACGGCGTGCCGGTGTACGTGTACGAAGTCAACCAGCACGAGCCCTACGCCCTGGTGGCCGAGCCGGGCCGGCACACGCTCAGCATCCGGACCGCCACCCGCCTCGTGACCCTGCACGACGTGTATCTGCGCCACCTGCACAAGCTCACGCTCAGCATCGACGTTAACCAGCCCTGCGCCGAGCTGACCGTGGAAAAGCGCCGCCCGCTGCTGACGCCCGAGGAAAAGCTGACCCTGACCCGCTCGTTGCTGGTAACGGAAACCGACTACACCTACAGCAGCCTGCGCCAGGGCAACGTGCTGCGGCCCGTCAGTCGCCTGGGCTACCACGGCGTGGATTCCTACAGCCTCGCGGGCCCGTTCCGGCCCGACTCGGTGCTGCTGCGGCGCTCCGACGGGCTGCGGCGCAGCTTCCTGTTTGAGCCCCTGTACCGCTACTATTTCGCGCCCGGCCTGGTGAAACTGACCAGCCTGGACCCGACGACCCACGCCCAATTGTTTGGGAGCCTGCACCGCGCCGGTTTTCCCGGCGCCCTGCCCCTGGGCGACTTTGCCCTGACCGAAGCCGCCTTCCAAGCCCGCTACCTGCCCGGTAACGCCACCTGGGCGCCCGCCCCGCCCCGGCCCGGCTACAACTTTAAAACCCCGCTGCAGACGCCCGCCGGGCAGGGCCGCCTGGAAGTGCGCCTGCCCCCGCGCCCGGCCGACGCCGGGCCCGGCTACCGATTTCCGAACGTAGCATACCTGCTGCTCACCCAGCCCGGCAACGCTAAATTTCACCGTCTGCAGCCTCACCTGAACCTGGTGCACGCCCTGCCCGCGGGCCGCTACCGGGTGGCCGTGCTGCTTGCGGACAGCACCAGTCTGCTCCCCACCGAGGAAGTGGTGGTGGCTCCCGATGGGGTGACCTATTTCCAGCTGCGCCTCCCCGACCGGCAGCCCGGCGCGGCCCTGCGGCGGCGCATCGGCCAGCTGCTGCCCGGCTACGAGGCCAAAGACCTGAGTTTGGTGACGCCGGCCGAGGAGCTCAAAAGGGCCCAGCGCACCATTAACATTACCCAGTACGGCCAGCCGCAGCCGGGCTGGCGCACCATCCGCGGGCAGGTCACCGACCGCCAATCGGGGGAAGGCCTGCCCGGGGTGACGGTGCTGGTGGAGGGCACCACGATTGGGGCTGCTACCAACGCCGACGGCACCTACGCGCTGCAGGTTCCCAACGAAAACGTGACGCTGACTTTTAGCTCCATTGGCTACGTGCAGGAGCAAAGGCCCGCCGACCAGTACGAAATAAACGTGGCCTTGAAAGTAGATACCAAGCAGCTTTCGGAAGTGGTAGTGGTAGCATACGGCACCGAAACCAGCCGCCGAAGCGTGAGCTACGCCACGGCCACGGTATCAAACCAACTGGCGGGCAAAGTAGCCGGGGTGCAGATTCGCGGGGCGGCGACGCTGGGTTCGGGCGTGCCGGGCGGGGCCACCAACATCTTCATCCGGGGCGTGGCCTCTCTGCCCGCCGCGGCCCAACCCCTGATTATCCTCGACGGCCTGCCCTTCAACGGCCGGCTGGAAGACGTGAGCCCCAGTGATATTGCCTCCGTCAAGCTGCTGAAAGATGCGGCGGCCACGGCCACCTACGGGGCCCGGGCGGCCAATGGGGTGCTTTTTATTACCACCAAAGCCAGCGGCACCAGCAACGACCCCGCCGGCCGGGACCCGCGCCTGGCCCTGCGCCGCAACTTCCGCGACTACGCCTGGTGGCGGCCCACGCTCATTACCGACGCCCAGGGCCGGGCCAGCACCGACGTAACCCTGCCCGACGACGTGACCGGCTGGGACACCTTCGTGCTGGGCTCCGACGACCACGGCCGCGTGGGCTCAGCCACCCAACTGCTGCGCTCCTTTAAAGCCTTGCTGGCCGAGCTGGCCGTGCCCCGCTTCCTCATCGAGGGCGACCAGACTCAGGTGCTGGGCAAAACCCTGAACTACACGCCCGACTCGGCCCAGGTCAGCACGGGCTTCGCGGTGGCCGGAGTGGCCGGCCCGCGCCACAGCCGCACGGTGCGCAGCTCGGTGCTGGACACGCTCAGCCTCACGGCCCCCACCGGCCAGGATTCGGTGCTGGTGAGCTACGACCTGCGCCAGGCCAGCGGCTACGCCGACGGGGAGCAGCGCCCGATTCCGGTGCTGCGGGCCGGCACCCGGGAGAATATCGGCACCTTCGCCATTCTCGCGGCCCCCGACACGACCCTGACCCTGCCCTTCGACCCGCAACTGGGGCCCGTGACGGTGCGCCTGGAAAGTGACGCGCTGCCGGTGCTGCTGTCCGAAATTCAGCACCTGCAGCAGTACGCCTACCTCTGCAACGAGCAGGCCGCCTCCAAGCTCAAGGCCCTGCTGCTCGAAAAGCAGATCCGGGCCGTGCGCCAGGAGCCCTTCAACGGTGACCGGAGCATCAACTTTCTCATTCGTAAGCTGCTGGCCGGCCGCCACCAGCCCGAAAACCTGCTCTGGGGCACCTGGGCCGCCTCCGAGGTTAGTCCCTGGGCCACCACCCACGTGCTGGAAGCGTTGCTGGCCGCCGAAAAAGCCGGCTACAAGGTGCGCCTCGACCGGGACAAGCTCCAGCCCTACCTCTTGCAGGAGCTGGATTACCACCTGGCCGCCAAGCCCAACCCCGCCCAGCTTCAGCTGCGGCGCACCTGGTACTACCAGTCGGACGACGACCTGATCCGGCTGCTGCGGGTACTGCACCAGCTGGGCACGGCCACCGATTACCGCACCTACGTGGCGCGCCTGGAACGCTCCTACAAGGGCCGCCAGCCCTTGGACCGCTACCTGGCCCTGACCGAGTTGCGCCAGCAGCTGGGCCTGCCCTACCAGCTCGACTCGCTGCGGCGCTACCGCCTGAGCACCCAGCTGGGCGGGGTGTTCTACGCCGATACCCTGCGCCCGGGCTCCTACTACCGCTATTTGCTGCGCGGCAGCGTGGGCTCTACGCTGCTGGCCTACCGCCTGCTGCGCGCCCAGGGCGGCCACGAGCCGGAGCTGACCCGCATCCGCTTTTACCTGCTCAACCTGCGCCGCACCGACTACTGGACCAGCACCTACGAGGCGGCCCAGATTCTGGAAACCATCGGGCCCGACCTGCTGGCCGCCGGCCAACCGACTATTGCAGCGAAGGTGCAGCTCAGTGGGACCACCACTCAGCAAGTCAGCACCTTTCCCCAGCAGCTCACCTTGCCCGCCACCGCCGCCCCGCTGACCCTGCGCAAGACCGGCCTGCTGCCGGTGTACGCCACGGCCTACCAGACGCGCTGGAACCCCACGCCCGAGGCCACGGCCGCCCCCTTCACGGTGAAAACCGAGTTGGCCGGCCAAACCGGGCAGCAAGTGAGTTTGCGCGCCGGGCAGCCCGCCGAGCTGGTTGTGACGGTAAATGTGACGGCCGAGGCCCGCTACGTGCTGCTGGAAGTGCCCATTCCGGCCGGCTGCTCCTACGGCGACAACAAGGCGGGCAACTACTTCGAGGTGCACCGCGAATATCTGCGCCACCAGACCGGTATTTTCATCGACCGGCTGCCCGTGGGGGTGCACACCTTTCGCATTGCCCTGCAGCCCCGCTACCGGGGCCGCTACACCCTGAATCCGGCCAAAGCCGAGCTCATGTACTTTCCCACCCGCTTCGGCCGCAGCGCCAGCAAGCAGGTGCGGGTGCAGTAG
- a CDS encoding M48 family metallopeptidase: MPQLLIDDLRIDVVRKNIRSLRLTVYAPDGRVRVAAPLRTADAAIHAFVTTRRAWIRKHQEQFAAREQPVALEYVAGETHFYQGRPHELRVHEAAGTPRVQLLEEGFLDLFAPAGSLPEQREKALNAWYRARLKEQLPALAARWEPVVGQRAHEWGIKLMRTRWGTCSIRARRIWLNLELIKQPVHCLEYVVVHELVHLHERLHNARFWGLMDQFMPDWRAAKQALRSVHLKPCG; this comes from the coding sequence ATGCCCCAGTTGCTCATCGACGACCTCCGGATTGACGTCGTCCGCAAAAATATCCGCAGTCTGCGCCTGACCGTGTACGCCCCCGACGGGCGGGTGCGGGTGGCCGCCCCCCTGCGCACGGCTGATGCCGCCATTCACGCCTTCGTCACCACCCGCCGCGCCTGGATTCGCAAGCACCAGGAGCAGTTTGCCGCCCGTGAGCAGCCCGTGGCCCTGGAATACGTGGCGGGAGAAACCCACTTCTACCAGGGCCGGCCGCACGAATTGCGGGTGCACGAGGCCGCCGGCACGCCGCGGGTGCAGCTACTGGAAGAAGGCTTTCTAGACTTGTTTGCCCCGGCCGGCAGCCTGCCGGAGCAGCGCGAAAAGGCCCTGAATGCCTGGTACCGGGCCCGCCTGAAAGAGCAGCTGCCGGCCCTGGCGGCCCGCTGGGAGCCGGTGGTGGGCCAGCGGGCCCACGAGTGGGGCATCAAGCTGATGCGCACCCGCTGGGGCACCTGCAGCATTCGGGCCCGGCGCATCTGGCTGAACCTGGAGCTCATCAAGCAGCCGGTACATTGCCTGGAGTACGTGGTGGTCCACGAGCTGGTCCACCTGCACGAGCGGCTCCACAACGCCCGCTTCTGGGGGCTGATGGACCAGTTTATGCCCGACTGGCGCGCCGCCAAGCAGGCCCTGCGCTCGGTGCACCTGAAGCCCTGCGGCTAA
- a CDS encoding ATP-binding cassette domain-containing protein: protein MKFGFEHSARPPGKVVLTAEQVNVGFGGGPLLWPQPLSLQIRSGERLALRGSNGTGKTTLIRLLLGLQAPTRGTVRRAAGRAVYIDQDYSLLPAHGTVYELAQHFNREAARPEHEVKIRLARFLFGPDTWDQPAPSLSGGEKLRLALCGLTLGRPAPDLLVLDEPTNNLDLQNLAILTAALREYAGTVLVVSHDAAFLADIRVERTINL, encoded by the coding sequence ATGAAGTTCGGCTTCGAGCACTCGGCCCGGCCCCCGGGCAAGGTAGTGCTCACGGCCGAGCAGGTCAACGTCGGCTTTGGGGGCGGCCCGCTGCTGTGGCCCCAGCCCCTGAGCCTGCAGATTCGCAGCGGGGAGCGACTAGCGCTGCGCGGCTCCAACGGCACGGGCAAAACCACCCTGATCCGGCTGCTGCTGGGCCTGCAAGCGCCCACCCGCGGCACCGTGCGCCGGGCGGCCGGCCGGGCCGTGTACATCGACCAGGACTATTCCCTGCTGCCCGCCCACGGTACGGTCTACGAGCTGGCCCAGCACTTCAACCGGGAAGCCGCCCGGCCCGAGCACGAAGTCAAGATTCGCCTGGCCCGCTTCCTGTTCGGGCCCGACACCTGGGACCAGCCCGCGCCCAGCCTGAGCGGGGGCGAGAAATTGCGCCTGGCCCTGTGCGGCCTCACGCTGGGCCGGCCGGCCCCCGATTTGCTGGTCCTCGACGAGCCCACCAACAACCTCGACCTGCAGAACCTGGCCATTCTCACCGCCGCCCTGCGCGAGTACGCCGGCACCGTGCTGGTCGTCAGCCACGACGCGGCCTTTCTGGCGGATATCCGCGTGGAGCGCACTATTAATCTGTAG
- a CDS encoding winged helix-turn-helix transcriptional regulator translates to MSSLAPHQPSPQECSTAMRSVRDALDLIGGKWKLPIIVALSNGPRRFKQLQREVLGITAKMLSKELKELEMNNLLTRQVQADAAPVAVIYTLAPYGETLFPVIGALHNWGQLHRRHIMHPGQAETVAEPTPTARPEPVFS, encoded by the coding sequence ATGTCTAGTCTTGCTCCCCACCAACCCTCGCCCCAGGAATGCTCCACGGCCATGCGCTCCGTCCGCGACGCCCTCGACTTAATCGGGGGGAAGTGGAAACTGCCCATTATCGTTGCCCTGAGCAACGGGCCCCGGCGCTTTAAGCAGTTGCAGCGCGAGGTGCTGGGCATCACCGCCAAGATGCTCAGCAAAGAACTCAAAGAGCTCGAAATGAACAACCTGCTCACCCGCCAGGTGCAGGCCGACGCCGCGCCCGTGGCCGTTATCTACACCCTGGCGCCCTACGGCGAAACGCTCTTTCCCGTCATCGGGGCCCTGCACAACTGGGGCCAGCTGCACCGCCGCCACATTATGCATCCCGGGCAGGCCGAGACAGTTGCGGAGCCCACTCCCACGGCCCGGCCCGAACCGGTTTTCTCGTAG
- a CDS encoding OmpA family protein — translation MKFLLTLVLTVCWLKLSAQEALAPRQVYTDSKARFRVSYPQAWQRQRSEDRSQVAFFAGSARQHPVVTLTVRPAGPGAASLLGRQDSLWRRIQQLSRAQILRLEQHEATGYAEVSYHYTFAPDLASADRTRVLGRRLWRNGTEFDLEYRAADEDGRYLSEAEQLVESFDFAEPATPAPPLPTAARCDNKMYGIAALRLRNDLWEDDCRTIHEFAADDLSAPPRIHRNALPFQSYALAKGFDNCLYSVTKAPTDAPEYVYRYNPATHQGEYTSWQLPAQGPETVWISGATDEQGNLYFSTADANKLVKIDPADGTVTELWDSDPLRKAAYFPRIGFAGAGSHGNFCLDDTGTLFQVYSTDGSLLNVDLKTRQPGPEPIALQGLPKRGGYSDLLLQKDEQGNRRLYLAGPKALYEVDMVRRRVRLVRRGTYTDLAGCNLFGPVPAKSAPAAAVAPAAAPTLAIWRGRVLNGVTFQPLPQAQLRLRRPDGGEIKVPLTPQGTFTITAEPGLAYATTIQLPGYLALDSTYTPPAGPYVQDLLLYPLAVGSTLPLDNVQFTQGQAVLLPSSFPTLDQLVGMLTKNPTMTIELRGHTDNQGDPQKNVVLSQERVAAVKAYLVEHGVGAPRITGIGLGGAQPRASNAREATRRLNRRVEVRVTGGTR, via the coding sequence ATGAAGTTTTTGCTGACGCTGGTACTGACCGTATGCTGGCTGAAGCTTTCCGCGCAGGAAGCCCTGGCGCCCCGCCAGGTGTACACCGATTCGAAGGCCCGCTTCCGGGTCAGCTACCCCCAGGCCTGGCAGCGGCAGCGCAGCGAGGACCGCAGCCAAGTGGCTTTTTTTGCCGGCAGCGCCCGGCAGCACCCCGTCGTGACGCTAACCGTCCGGCCCGCCGGCCCGGGCGCAGCTTCCCTGCTGGGCCGCCAGGACTCCCTCTGGCGCCGGATTCAGCAGCTTTCCCGGGCCCAGATTCTGCGCCTCGAGCAGCACGAGGCCACGGGCTACGCCGAGGTTAGCTACCACTACACCTTCGCCCCCGACCTGGCCTCGGCCGACCGCACCCGGGTACTAGGCCGCCGGCTCTGGCGCAATGGCACCGAGTTTGACCTCGAGTACCGGGCCGCCGACGAAGACGGGCGCTACCTGAGTGAGGCCGAGCAGCTGGTGGAGTCCTTCGACTTTGCGGAGCCCGCCACGCCCGCGCCCCCCTTGCCCACCGCGGCCCGGTGCGACAATAAGATGTACGGCATTGCGGCCCTGCGCCTGCGCAACGACTTGTGGGAGGACGACTGCCGCACGATTCACGAGTTTGCCGCCGACGACCTGAGCGCCCCGCCCCGGATTCACCGCAACGCCCTGCCGTTTCAATCCTACGCCCTGGCCAAGGGTTTCGACAACTGCCTCTACTCCGTTACCAAGGCCCCCACCGACGCGCCCGAGTACGTGTACCGCTACAACCCGGCCACCCACCAGGGCGAGTATACCAGCTGGCAACTGCCGGCCCAGGGCCCCGAAACAGTCTGGATTTCGGGGGCTACCGACGAGCAGGGCAACCTCTACTTCAGCACCGCCGACGCCAATAAGCTGGTGAAGATAGACCCCGCCGACGGCACCGTGACCGAACTCTGGGACTCGGACCCGCTGCGTAAGGCCGCCTACTTTCCCCGCATCGGGTTTGCCGGCGCCGGCTCCCACGGCAACTTCTGCCTCGACGATACGGGCACCCTGTTTCAGGTCTACAGCACCGACGGCAGCCTGCTCAACGTGGACCTGAAAACCCGGCAGCCCGGCCCCGAGCCCATTGCCCTGCAGGGCCTGCCCAAGCGCGGCGGCTACAGTGACCTGCTGCTGCAGAAAGACGAGCAGGGCAACCGCCGTCTTTACCTGGCCGGCCCCAAAGCCTTGTACGAGGTAGATATGGTCCGCCGCCGGGTGCGCCTGGTGCGCCGCGGCACCTACACCGACCTGGCCGGCTGCAACCTGTTTGGGCCCGTGCCGGCCAAGTCGGCCCCGGCCGCCGCGGTGGCTCCGGCCGCCGCCCCAACGCTAGCCATCTGGCGGGGGCGGGTGCTCAACGGCGTCACGTTTCAGCCCCTGCCCCAGGCCCAGCTGCGCCTGCGCCGCCCCGACGGCGGGGAAATCAAGGTACCGCTCACGCCCCAGGGCACGTTTACCATTACGGCCGAGCCCGGCCTGGCCTACGCCACCACCATTCAGCTGCCCGGCTACCTGGCCCTCGACAGCACCTACACGCCCCCGGCCGGCCCCTACGTGCAGGATTTGCTGCTCTATCCGCTGGCCGTGGGCTCCACCCTGCCGCTCGACAACGTGCAGTTTACCCAGGGCCAGGCCGTGCTGCTGCCGTCCTCCTTTCCCACCCTCGACCAATTGGTGGGCATGCTGACCAAGAATCCGACGATGACCATCGAGCTGCGCGGCCACACCGACAACCAGGGCGACCCGCAAAAAAACGTGGTGCTCAGCCAGGAGCGGGTAGCGGCCGTGAAGGCCTACCTGGTAGAGCACGGCGTGGGGGCCCCGCGCATCACGGGTATCGGGCTGGGCGGGGCCCAGCCCCGGGCCAGCAATGCCCGCGAAGCCACCCGCCGCCTCAACCGCCGCGTGGAAGTGCGCGTGACGGGAGGCACGCGCTAA
- a CDS encoding DUF5991 domain-containing protein, whose protein sequence is MLPLLLRLVIWLPFPMLPPTAGGLTGWAGTYRYEEAPVKALAGYSMGMSWQLQLQAQPAGSPGGTLSVEGQQTFMKLQVRAVGTPQDAQVVFVRGLEGNGYQQLQPGDVLFRLHQAPKAKLLTYWGKLQPRLSETYRDGQPCFRRTATARP, encoded by the coding sequence ATGCTACCCTTGCTGCTGCGCCTGGTTATCTGGCTTCCCTTCCCGATGTTACCTCCTACTGCCGGCGGACTGACGGGCTGGGCCGGCACTTACCGCTACGAAGAAGCCCCGGTGAAAGCCCTGGCCGGCTACAGCATGGGCATGAGCTGGCAGCTGCAGCTGCAGGCGCAGCCGGCGGGCAGCCCGGGCGGCACGCTGAGCGTGGAAGGCCAGCAGACCTTTATGAAGCTGCAGGTGCGGGCCGTCGGCACGCCCCAGGATGCCCAGGTGGTGTTTGTGCGCGGCCTCGAGGGCAATGGCTACCAGCAGCTCCAGCCCGGCGACGTGCTCTTCCGCCTGCACCAGGCTCCCAAAGCTAAGTTGCTCACCTATTGGGGCAAGCTCCAGCCCCGCCTGAGCGAAACTTACCGAGACGGGCAGCCGTGCTTCAGGCGTACTGCGACAGCACGCCCGTAG